A genomic region of Ktedonobacteraceae bacterium contains the following coding sequences:
- the purD gene encoding phosphoribosylamine--glycine ligase has translation MQILVIGSGAREHAIVRKLAQSPRVNQIYAAPGNPGMMAQAECIPLGVTQFTELADFAERKHIDLTIVGPEVPLVEGIADFFRRRGLRIFGPGAAGAALEGSKAFAKELMTTAGIPTAQHRTFTDATAANAYLEEHGVPVVVKADGNAAGKGAIVALDMETARNAIQQMMVERVFGAAGDIVVIEDYLQGDEIGSTAICNGTHYLPLPLSQDHKRALDNDQGLNTGGMGVYTPLPFVNAVTQTQIQQRIISATLQALQERGIHFSGVLYSNIMLTQRGPMVLEHNTRFGDPETQAFMMLLQDDIMKLLEFAETALPATYPEIAWHKGYAASLTLASRGYPGRYPIGLPITGIEEANRLEHVQVFHAGTALRDGRLVTAGGRVLSVAARGETLQEAAARVYEAAARISFEGMHYRRDIAHRGLKAKE, from the coding sequence ATGCAAATACTGGTGATCGGCTCGGGCGCGCGCGAACATGCAATCGTCCGGAAACTGGCGCAGAGTCCTCGCGTCAACCAGATTTACGCCGCTCCTGGAAATCCTGGCATGATGGCACAGGCCGAATGCATTCCTCTAGGAGTGACACAATTCACGGAACTGGCGGATTTCGCGGAACGCAAGCACATCGACCTCACAATCGTCGGGCCAGAAGTGCCACTAGTAGAGGGTATCGCGGATTTTTTCCGCCGCCGAGGTTTGCGCATCTTCGGGCCAGGCGCCGCGGGTGCCGCACTCGAGGGCAGCAAAGCTTTCGCGAAGGAACTAATGACCACCGCCGGTATTCCAACTGCGCAGCATCGCACCTTTACCGATGCCACAGCAGCTAATGCATACCTGGAAGAGCATGGTGTTCCCGTGGTCGTCAAGGCCGATGGAAACGCTGCCGGCAAGGGAGCGATTGTTGCACTCGACATGGAAACGGCTCGTAACGCTATACAGCAAATGATGGTCGAACGTGTTTTCGGCGCGGCAGGAGATATTGTCGTGATCGAGGACTACCTGCAAGGCGATGAAATAGGCTCGACCGCTATCTGCAACGGCACCCATTATTTGCCTCTACCCCTCAGCCAGGATCACAAACGCGCCCTGGACAACGACCAGGGCCTGAATACCGGTGGCATGGGCGTCTATACCCCTCTGCCATTTGTGAATGCAGTGACCCAAACGCAGATACAGCAGCGCATTATATCGGCCACTCTACAGGCACTACAAGAGCGTGGCATCCACTTCTCAGGCGTTCTCTATTCAAACATCATGCTCACGCAACGCGGCCCCATGGTACTCGAACACAATACCCGTTTTGGCGACCCGGAAACGCAGGCTTTCATGATGCTGTTGCAAGACGATATAATGAAGCTCCTTGAATTCGCAGAAACGGCATTGCCTGCCACCTATCCAGAGATAGCCTGGCATAAGGGATACGCCGCCAGCCTGACATTGGCATCGCGAGGCTATCCAGGAAGGTACCCGATTGGCCTACCCATTACGGGCATCGAGGAGGCTAACCGCCTGGAACACGTGCAGGTCTTTCACGCCGGAACAGCCTTACGGGACGGACGCCTGGTAACGGCTGGAGGGCGCGTGCTGAGCGTTGCTGCTCGCGGTGAAACACTGCAAGAGGCCGCAGCAAGAGTGTACGAAGCGGCGGCGCGCATTTCATTCGAGGGTATGCATTATCGCCGCGATATTGCGCATCGTGGCTTGAAAGCAAAGGAATAG
- a CDS encoding AIR carboxylase family protein — MTAQVIIIMGSKGDLSQAEGVAKTLKALEISYEMRVCSAHKATTRLLEILSEYESAGPLVYITIAGRSNALSAVVDANTRFPVIACPPYSDRFGGMDILSSLRLPSGIASPTILEPEGAALLAAKMLALSDPLLSQRIVNYQQQFAAILAQADEEARSHG, encoded by the coding sequence ATGACAGCACAAGTAATTATTATCATGGGTAGTAAGGGCGATCTTTCTCAGGCCGAAGGCGTCGCCAAGACGCTCAAAGCCCTGGAGATCAGCTACGAGATGCGCGTGTGTTCGGCGCACAAAGCAACTACGCGCCTGCTAGAGATATTGTCCGAGTATGAATCCGCCGGTCCGCTTGTCTACATCACCATTGCAGGCCGCTCAAACGCGCTCTCGGCGGTGGTCGACGCCAATACACGCTTTCCGGTAATCGCCTGCCCACCCTATAGCGACCGCTTCGGCGGCATGGACATACTTTCATCGTTACGGCTGCCATCAGGCATTGCCTCACCAACGATTCTGGAACCCGAAGGGGCAGCGCTCCTTGCCGCCAAAATGCTCGCGCTGTCTGATCCTCTGCTGAGCCAGCGTATCGTCAACTACCAGCAGCAGTTTGCCGCGATTCTGGCGCAGGCCGATGAAGAGGCACGTTCTCATGGCTAA
- a CDS encoding phosphoribosylglycinamide formyltransferase — protein MANNYENASLHLGVLISGSGSNLQALIDAIESKELQNVAIALVVSNRAGAQGLQRALRHKIPTIYLPWNEPQESEAKLVALLRLFQVDLIVLAGWMRILSAGFLAQFPRRVINLHPALLPDDGTGSHYITSDGTTIPVFRGLHAIRQALESGVTITGSTVHYVTAEVDAGPVICREEVKIESGDTEESLHERIKRVEHRLIVEAVRRLRSEFA, from the coding sequence ATGGCTAACAACTATGAGAACGCCAGCCTGCATCTCGGCGTACTCATCTCGGGCAGTGGCAGCAACTTGCAGGCCCTTATTGATGCGATTGAAAGCAAGGAACTACAAAACGTTGCAATCGCATTAGTGGTGAGCAATAGAGCCGGTGCCCAGGGGCTACAACGCGCTCTCCGGCATAAGATACCCACAATCTACCTGCCCTGGAATGAGCCGCAGGAAAGTGAAGCAAAGCTCGTTGCTCTCCTGCGGTTGTTTCAGGTTGATCTGATCGTGCTGGCCGGCTGGATGCGCATCCTGAGCGCCGGCTTCCTCGCACAATTCCCGCGGCGCGTTATCAATCTGCACCCCGCGCTCTTGCCCGACGACGGCACAGGTTCGCACTATATTACGAGCGATGGGACAACCATCCCGGTCTTCCGTGGGTTACACGCCATCCGGCAGGCCCTGGAGAGCGGTGTGACAATCACAGGAAGCACGGTTCATTACGTGACGGCAGAGGTGGATGCCGGACCCGTCATATGCAGGGAAGAAGTAAAGATCGAGTCGGGCGATACAGAGGAATCGCTGCATGAGCGGATAAAGAGGGTTGAGCACCGGTTGATTGTGGAGGCGGTGAGGAGATTGAGGAGCGAATTCGCTTAG
- a CDS encoding class I SAM-dependent methyltransferase, with protein sequence MATIQADFDRLALVGDESWNHNNHYHDFLLRQVPSPCRNAMEIGCGSGAFARLLAQKAEHVLALDLSPQMIRLAKERSQQYTNIDYQVADVLSWDFAPEQFDCIVSIATLHHLPMEDILSKLKTALAPGGKLIVLDLYQASLFDLSIFLIAVPYNYMLKFLKTGRTRESEAVRQAWAEHGKHDTYLTLAQLRQICKKVLPGARVRRHLLWRYSLVWRKG encoded by the coding sequence AATAACCATTATCATGATTTCCTTTTGCGCCAGGTTCCATCGCCTTGCAGGAATGCAATGGAAATAGGTTGTGGCAGCGGAGCATTCGCGCGTCTCCTGGCGCAAAAGGCCGAGCACGTACTGGCGCTGGATCTCTCACCGCAGATGATTAGACTGGCAAAGGAGCGTTCGCAGCAATACACCAACATCGACTACCAGGTAGCCGATGTACTCTCATGGGATTTCGCCCCTGAACAGTTCGATTGCATCGTCTCCATCGCGACCCTGCACCATTTGCCTATGGAAGACATCCTCAGTAAGTTGAAAACTGCGCTTGCCCCCGGTGGAAAGCTGATTGTACTTGATCTCTATCAGGCCAGTTTATTCGATTTGTCCATATTTCTTATAGCCGTACCATATAATTATATGCTGAAATTCCTCAAAACGGGGCGCACCAGGGAGTCGGAAGCAGTGCGGCAAGCCTGGGCTGAACATGGGAAGCATGATACCTATCTCACGCTTGCGCAGTTGCGCCAGATTTGTAAAAAGGTTTTGCCGGGAGCGAGGGTGAGAAGGCATTTGTTGTGGCGCTATTCGCTGGTTTGGAGAAAAGGGTAG